A stretch of the Jeotgalibacillus haloalkalitolerans genome encodes the following:
- a CDS encoding histidine phosphatase family protein, translating to MESDTRVVLSLYRHGVTKENQDKVYIGWSDVSISQDGVDRLHETKAHRPDAERVVISDLKRCVESADILFPDQPKIQHRGLREINFGEWEGRKADELQKREDFAEWLNNPELMQPENGESFKDFSDRVMEAWKTIREWCLHDEVRDIAIVAHGGPIRKLLTELAPEEKDFWDWKPLHGEGLTLVWKDAASFGRGDRCTLLSAVPSMANENG from the coding sequence ATGGAGTCTGATACTCGTGTGGTGTTATCTCTCTATCGTCATGGGGTAACAAAGGAAAACCAGGATAAGGTGTATATTGGCTGGTCAGATGTGTCAATCTCACAGGACGGGGTTGACCGTCTGCATGAAACAAAAGCACACCGTCCTGACGCAGAGCGTGTGGTGATCAGTGATTTAAAAAGGTGTGTGGAATCAGCGGATATTTTATTCCCCGATCAGCCGAAAATTCAGCATCGCGGACTGCGTGAAATCAATTTCGGTGAATGGGAAGGCCGTAAAGCGGATGAACTGCAAAAGCGTGAGGATTTCGCAGAGTGGCTCAATAATCCCGAATTAATGCAGCCTGAGAATGGTGAGTCATTTAAAGACTTTTCAGATCGCGTGATGGAAGCATGGAAGACGATCCGCGAATGGTGTCTGCATGATGAAGTCAGGGATATCGCCATCGTTGCGCACGGTGGTCCGATCAGAAAGCTGCTGACAGAGCTTGCGCCTGAAGAAAAGGATTTCTGGGACTGGAAACCGCTTCACGGTGAAGGGCTTACCCTTGTGTGGAAAGACGCAGCGTCATTCGGGAGGGGAGACCGGTGCACTTTGTTATCGGCGGTGCCTTCAATGGCAAACGAAAATGGGTAG
- a CDS encoding bifunctional adenosylcobinamide kinase/adenosylcobinamide-phosphate guanylyltransferase encodes MHFVIGGAFNGKRKWVASQLDEAPFQEISEPGKSLDDGVNNILSTDLEHWIFKQFGHDSDEVVQTWKQEVDRLIEWENGHPDRRVVIIGTDQSKGIVPIEKEQRFTRDILGWCHQYSALKAERVTRVWYGIAEELKTKEELR; translated from the coding sequence GTGCACTTTGTTATCGGCGGTGCCTTCAATGGCAAACGAAAATGGGTAGCATCGCAGCTTGACGAGGCTCCCTTTCAGGAAATCAGTGAGCCTGGGAAAAGCCTGGACGACGGTGTGAACAACATTTTATCTACAGACCTTGAACACTGGATTTTCAAGCAATTTGGACATGATAGTGATGAAGTCGTACAAACATGGAAGCAGGAAGTAGACCGTTTAATCGAATGGGAAAACGGACATCCTGACAGGCGCGTCGTCATCATTGGAACAGATCAGTCTAAAGGGATCGTGCCAATTGAAAAAGAACAGCGCTTCACGCGTGACATTCTTGGATGGTGTCATCAATATTCCGCATTAAAAGCAGAACGTGTGACAAGAGTCTGGTATGGTATTGCAGAAGAGCTGAAAACAAAGGAGGAGTTAAGATGA
- a CDS encoding cob(I)yrinic acid a,c-diamide adenosyltransferase — MKIYTKTGDKGQTSLIGGRVFKDDVRVEAYGTIDEANSFVGKAVTELDAEKFADILADLEAIQHELFDAGGDLANVSSRREWKLDPKAVEQLEKRIDELMEEAPELERFILPGGSPAAATLHIARTVTRRAERQTVALAKLDAELPGTPQQYLNRLSDYLFACARVVNARQGISDVEYIRSAKVFRTNKKSKDE, encoded by the coding sequence ATGAAAATTTACACGAAAACAGGGGATAAAGGACAGACAAGTCTAATCGGGGGACGCGTCTTTAAAGATGATGTCCGCGTGGAAGCATACGGCACAATTGATGAAGCAAACAGCTTCGTCGGAAAAGCTGTCACAGAGCTTGATGCTGAAAAGTTTGCAGATATTTTAGCAGACCTTGAAGCCATCCAGCACGAACTGTTTGATGCAGGCGGTGACCTTGCAAATGTATCAAGCCGCCGTGAGTGGAAGCTTGATCCGAAGGCAGTAGAACAGCTTGAAAAAAGAATAGATGAACTGATGGAGGAAGCACCTGAGCTTGAAAGATTTATTCTGCCTGGCGGTTCACCTGCAGCAGCGACGCTTCATATTGCAAGAACCGTTACGCGCCGTGCAGAGCGCCAGACCGTAGCGCTTGCAAAGCTTGATGCAGAACTGCCTGGGACACCGCAGCAGTATCTAAACCGTCTATCCGATTACCTGTTTGCTTGCGCGCGCGTTGTGAATGCACGCCAGGGAATTTCAGATGTAGAGTATATCCGCAGCGCAAAAGTGTTCCGTACAAATAAAAAATCCAAAGATGAATAA
- a CDS encoding ATP-binding protein, with the protein MEWVGGDQVIVMTSDNSGGIGEKPLDEVKVPYDMVAYYAFRTALMDCFSAGAVPVSVVIHNFCGDAAWTKLESGVKQGLAEIGADAAITGSTESNMTLQQSAVAVTVIGERVRDFSEVSGPLEWSLAGKPLVGMEVVEEAADVAPLSLARSYVDDPSVAVIWPAGSKGIAAEWMRMCEQLVIDAQIPDFSVDVNKSAGPATCWIVGRRSAVD; encoded by the coding sequence ATGGAATGGGTGGGAGGCGATCAGGTAATTGTAATGACCTCTGATAATAGCGGCGGCATTGGTGAAAAGCCGCTTGATGAGGTCAAGGTTCCGTATGACATGGTCGCCTACTATGCTTTTCGTACAGCATTGATGGACTGCTTTTCAGCAGGTGCAGTACCGGTTTCGGTCGTGATTCATAATTTTTGCGGGGACGCAGCCTGGACAAAGCTTGAGTCCGGAGTAAAGCAGGGACTGGCGGAAATTGGAGCGGACGCAGCTATCACAGGCAGTACCGAATCAAATATGACGCTTCAGCAGTCCGCCGTGGCAGTCACCGTGATTGGTGAAAGGGTACGGGATTTTTCAGAAGTAAGTGGTCCGCTGGAATGGTCTCTTGCCGGAAAACCGCTCGTTGGCATGGAAGTAGTTGAAGAAGCAGCGGATGTGGCGCCGCTAAGTCTTGCGCGTTCATACGTTGATGATCCATCAGTTGCGGTGATCTGGCCGGCCGGTTCAAAAGGGATTGCCGCTGAATGGATGCGGATGTGTGAGCAGCTTGTTATTGATGCACAAATACCTGATTTCAGCGTTGATGTAAATAAATCAGCTGGTCCGGCAACGTGCTGGATTGTGGGGAGAAGGTCTGCAGTGGATTGA
- a CDS encoding TIGR04104 family putative zinc finger protein gives MAVCQNCHQKWPYSKAFKRIMWFNSPMKCPHCGEKQYVTKNTRKRSATLSGLVSFIIIFSGLFLELSFTSLAILAVAVFVIAILVMPLGVKLSNEDEPLW, from the coding sequence ATGGCTGTCTGTCAAAACTGTCATCAAAAATGGCCTTATTCGAAAGCTTTTAAACGCATCATGTGGTTCAACAGTCCAATGAAATGCCCGCACTGTGGTGAAAAACAGTATGTGACTAAAAATACAAGAAAGCGTTCTGCGACTCTTTCAGGACTGGTCAGCTTCATTATTATTTTTAGTGGGCTGTTCCTGGAATTATCTTTCACTTCGCTTGCAATACTGGCAGTAGCAGTTTTCGTAATCGCGATACTCGTCATGCCGTTGGGCGTGAAATTGTCAAATGAAGATGAGCCGCTTTGGTAG
- a CDS encoding phospholipase D-like domain-containing protein — MKIFVWIALLVIWLRLDWLAGLKKNKKNYASPYTKKNAEATFFDDGVEWMKQLEDDCLNAVCTIDIMFFILQPDDAGQRLMKLLVKKAREGVRVRLMLDAIGSRSFKKSLKHIPHEEVIIQFSRPFSFKGSWFFMQKRNHKKLAVIDKKIAHVGGFNIGLEYLHLDPVLTPWRDYHLRLTGEITQDCQTEFERDWREEFVEPDSAGNGQYQLVSSEAVDQEAFICSLLQKASSSIFIGSPYFIPTQKVETCLFNALEKGVKLTVLVPGTPDHPLVQPASYRYLRRLISKGADIYQFQNGFYHAKAILIDGKLCDIGTMNFDRRSLLINEELNVVTEDVTVIHSLKTSFEKDLAESVKLKQGDLKVQPIKESAAWCVGHLL, encoded by the coding sequence ATGAAAATATTTGTCTGGATCGCCCTGCTTGTTATCTGGCTCAGACTGGACTGGCTGGCAGGATTGAAAAAAAATAAAAAAAATTATGCTTCTCCCTATACAAAGAAAAATGCTGAAGCAACTTTTTTTGACGACGGCGTGGAATGGATGAAGCAGCTTGAAGATGATTGTCTGAATGCTGTCTGTACAATCGATATCATGTTTTTTATTTTACAGCCTGATGATGCCGGACAGCGCCTGATGAAGCTGCTTGTCAAAAAAGCACGTGAAGGTGTCCGCGTGCGTCTGATGCTGGATGCAATTGGCAGCCGTTCCTTTAAAAAGTCACTTAAACATATACCGCATGAAGAAGTCATCATTCAATTCAGCCGTCCGTTTTCTTTTAAAGGAAGCTGGTTTTTCATGCAGAAAAGAAATCATAAAAAGCTTGCCGTGATTGATAAGAAAATTGCACATGTCGGGGGATTTAATATTGGACTTGAATATTTACATCTGGATCCTGTTTTGACACCCTGGCGAGATTATCATCTGAGACTTACGGGGGAGATTACACAGGATTGTCAGACGGAATTTGAGCGCGACTGGCGTGAAGAGTTTGTAGAACCTGATTCAGCAGGAAACGGTCAATACCAGCTCGTCTCTTCTGAAGCAGTGGATCAGGAAGCATTCATCTGCAGCCTGCTCCAAAAAGCTTCTTCATCGATTTTTATCGGCTCGCCTTATTTTATTCCGACTCAAAAAGTTGAGACCTGCTTATTTAATGCGCTTGAAAAAGGAGTCAAACTAACCGTTCTGGTACCTGGTACACCTGACCATCCACTTGTACAGCCAGCCTCCTACCGCTATTTACGCAGGTTAATCAGTAAAGGTGCTGACATTTATCAATTTCAAAACGGTTTTTATCACGCAAAAGCAATTTTGATTGATGGAAAGCTGTGTGATATCGGCACAATGAATTTTGACCGGAGAAGTCTGCTGATTAATGAGGAGTTAAATGTGGTGACAGAGGATGTTACTGTGATTCATTCTCTTAAAACAAGCTTTGAAAAAGATCTGGCGGAGTCGGTGAAGCTGAAGCAGGGTGATTTGAAGGTGCAGCCTATAAAAGAGTCTGCTGCATGGTGTGTGGGGCATTTGCTGTAG
- a CDS encoding heterodisulfide reductase-related iron-sulfur binding cluster yields MSIGDILLIVNWIAFILVTAYAVYLFGYLVKSRYDFIKLGKKEEFDNNVKERMKKIMVQVFGQKKLLKDKKSGLIHVMFFYGFLLVQAGAIDFIYKGLVPGEHLPLGIFYPGFTFFQELVTLMILVAVAWAFYRRYMEKLVRLKRGFKSGLVLIFIGGLMVSVLLGNGAGIVFFGHEPTWTEPVASVIALATGWMGTTANAVIFYFAWWVHLLFLLGFLVYVPQSKHAHLIAGPINVYFNRLDNPGKLRSINFEDESQETFGVGKVEDFTQLQMIDLYACVECGRCTNMCPATGTGKMLSPMDLITKIRDHLTFTGAAVTSQSPWVPAPAFAQTKGNQIAAAAANGGTEAAIDMYHPSLIGDVITEEEIWACTTCRNCEDQCPVMNEHVDKIIDLRRYLVLTEGKMEPDAQRAMQNIERQGNPWGLNRKEKENWREAREDVVVPTVKEMKKADEEFEYLFWVGSMGSFDNRSQKIALSFAKMLNEAGVKFAILGNKEKNSGDTPRRLGNEFLFQELANANIAEFEKNDVKKIVTIDPHAYNVFKNEYPEFGLKAEVYHHTEVLAELVERGRLKPVHAVNEKITFHDSCYLGRYNEVYDPPREILKSIPGVQLVEMERNREKGMCCGAGGGLMWMEEDKGHRVNVARTEQALVVEPSMISSGCPYCLTMLSDGTKAKEVEEEVGTMDVAELLELSVIGKPQAAESA; encoded by the coding sequence ATGAGCATTGGGGATATTTTGCTGATTGTTAACTGGATTGCGTTTATTCTTGTAACCGCTTACGCAGTCTATTTATTTGGCTATCTGGTTAAATCACGCTATGACTTTATTAAGCTCGGTAAAAAAGAAGAGTTTGATAACAATGTCAAAGAACGCATGAAGAAGATCATGGTTCAGGTGTTTGGCCAGAAAAAATTATTGAAGGATAAGAAGAGCGGATTGATTCACGTCATGTTCTTCTATGGCTTCCTGCTTGTACAGGCTGGAGCGATTGACTTCATTTACAAAGGACTTGTACCTGGTGAGCACTTGCCGCTCGGTATTTTCTACCCTGGATTCACGTTTTTCCAGGAGCTTGTTACATTAATGATTCTTGTCGCAGTGGCATGGGCGTTCTACCGCCGTTACATGGAAAAGCTTGTCCGTCTGAAAAGGGGTTTTAAATCAGGCCTTGTACTGATTTTTATCGGCGGACTGATGGTATCTGTGTTACTTGGAAATGGAGCGGGAATCGTCTTCTTCGGTCACGAGCCGACATGGACTGAACCTGTTGCCTCAGTCATTGCACTTGCAACCGGCTGGATGGGTACTACAGCGAATGCAGTCATTTTCTATTTTGCATGGTGGGTACACTTATTATTCCTGTTAGGCTTCTTAGTATACGTGCCGCAATCAAAGCACGCGCACTTAATTGCTGGACCGATCAACGTATATTTCAACCGTCTTGATAATCCTGGTAAGCTTCGCAGCATCAATTTTGAAGACGAATCACAGGAAACGTTCGGCGTTGGGAAAGTGGAAGACTTCACACAGCTTCAGATGATTGACCTTTATGCATGTGTTGAGTGTGGACGCTGTACGAATATGTGTCCGGCAACCGGTACAGGTAAAATGCTGTCGCCAATGGATTTGATCACAAAAATCCGTGACCACCTGACATTTACAGGAGCGGCTGTGACATCACAGTCTCCATGGGTACCGGCACCTGCTTTTGCCCAGACAAAAGGCAACCAGATCGCAGCAGCTGCAGCAAACGGCGGCACTGAAGCAGCGATCGATATGTACCACCCAAGCCTGATTGGTGATGTTATCACAGAAGAGGAAATCTGGGCTTGTACAACGTGCCGTAACTGTGAAGATCAGTGTCCTGTTATGAATGAGCACGTTGATAAAATTATTGACCTGCGCCGTTACCTTGTTCTGACTGAAGGTAAAATGGAGCCGGATGCACAGCGCGCAATGCAAAACATTGAGCGTCAGGGTAATCCTTGGGGTCTGAACCGTAAAGAAAAAGAAAACTGGAGAGAAGCACGCGAAGACGTTGTGGTTCCTACAGTGAAAGAAATGAAAAAAGCAGACGAAGAATTCGAATACCTTTTCTGGGTTGGATCAATGGGTTCATTTGACAACCGAAGCCAGAAAATCGCGCTGTCATTTGCAAAAATGCTGAATGAAGCAGGCGTAAAATTCGCGATTCTCGGTAACAAAGAGAAAAACTCAGGTGACACACCGCGCCGACTTGGAAATGAATTCTTATTCCAGGAGCTTGCGAATGCGAACATCGCTGAGTTTGAAAAAAATGACGTGAAAAAGATCGTAACCATCGATCCTCACGCATACAATGTCTTTAAAAATGAGTATCCTGAATTCGGCCTGAAAGCTGAAGTCTACCACCACACAGAAGTACTTGCAGAGCTGGTGGAGCGCGGCAGGCTGAAGCCGGTACATGCAGTCAACGAGAAGATCACCTTCCACGACTCATGCTACCTCGGCCGCTACAACGAAGTATACGATCCGCCGCGTGAAATCCTGAAGTCTATCCCAGGCGTTCAGCTTGTGGAAATGGAACGTAACCGTGAAAAAGGCATGTGCTGTGGCGCCGGCGGAGGACTCATGTGGATGGAAGAAGACAAAGGCCACCGCGTAAACGTTGCCCGTACAGAACAGGCACTCGTCGTTGAACCATCCATGATCAGCTCCGGCTGTCCATACTGCCTGACAATGCTGTCAGACGGTACGAAGGCGAAGGAAGTTGAAGAAGAAGTTGGCACAATGGATGTTGCTGAACTGCTTGAGCTGAGTGTGATTGGGAAGCCTCAGGCGGCTGAAAGTGCATAA
- a CDS encoding type II toxin-antitoxin system SpoIISA family toxin gives MGLVLWVLVVLLFLLYFFVYELVKEQKISKPDFTGEARWEIFKRQSRQKNFRRGLYLIFIAGAAIWLTFYEFAAEDWNLLLLAASSVIFIDISIFSTPRIKKIWNTEFDLDEIEAYRSDADDTVTRLTAKASHFALVHENIPANFKHIDYGTDMLDLVHDVLQSYLSRFGLLAHIYEFYEAADRQTEEFDYQIYEEDLIGVLEDIASTFSLNFEDQDFLSDAYEEFIKKFQATNLPIHAEPSMNKMISNLLLNENYTLTLFSSNRSYMLTPTFLDRRLYLILIVCRYGEIDTLDGSLVPQLVQTTIQNYEWGTQKEAGVR, from the coding sequence ATGGGACTTGTACTATGGGTTTTGGTTGTATTATTGTTTTTACTTTATTTTTTTGTATATGAATTAGTGAAAGAACAGAAGATCTCGAAACCGGATTTCACCGGTGAAGCCAGGTGGGAAATATTTAAACGACAGTCGCGCCAAAAGAATTTCAGACGTGGGTTATATCTGATTTTTATCGCTGGTGCGGCAATATGGTTAACCTTTTACGAATTTGCGGCTGAAGACTGGAACTTATTGCTTCTTGCTGCCTCCTCAGTTATTTTTATCGACATTTCAATTTTTTCAACACCAAGAATTAAAAAGATATGGAATACTGAATTTGATCTGGATGAAATTGAAGCATATCGATCGGATGCTGACGATACAGTCACAAGGTTGACTGCCAAGGCTTCTCACTTTGCTTTAGTTCATGAAAATATACCGGCTAACTTTAAGCATATCGATTACGGCACAGATATGCTGGACTTGGTGCACGATGTACTGCAGAGTTATTTATCAAGATTCGGACTGCTCGCTCACATTTATGAATTTTATGAGGCGGCTGACAGACAGACTGAGGAATTTGATTATCAGATTTATGAGGAAGATTTAATAGGGGTTTTAGAAGATATTGCTTCTACCTTCAGTTTGAACTTTGAAGATCAGGATTTTTTGAGTGATGCATACGAAGAGTTCATTAAAAAATTTCAGGCAACTAATTTACCTATCCATGCCGAACCATCCATGAATAAAATGATCAGTAACCTGCTCCTAAACGAAAATTATACGTTAACGTTGTTTTCCAGTAATCGCTCATACATGCTCACGCCGACTTTTTTGGATAGAAGACTGTATCTTATCCTGATTGTCTGCCGATATGGTGAGATTGATACGCTCGATGGCTCTCTGGTTCCCCAGCTTGTTCAAACTACAATACAGAATTATGAATGGGGCACTCAGAAAGAAGCCGGTGTTCGTTAG
- a CDS encoding acetyl-CoA C-acetyltransferase: protein MPKTVIIDGARTPFGKMGGSLASFTASDLGAAAIKEALKRADVAPETIDEVILGTVLQGGQGQIPSRQAAQKAGIPWEVKTETINKVCASGMRSVTLGDQLIRLGDESLIVAGGMESMTNAPYFMDKARSGFRMGDQMVKDMMVHDGLTCTFNNVHMGTYGNSTAEEFSLTREEQDAWAARSHKLAGDAIDNGVFAEEIVPLQVPQRKGDPIAVENDESVRRGTTPETLAGLRPAFGKDGTITAGNAPGINDGACAMVLMSDERATKEGKKPLATILGHAEVAVEAKNFPQTPGLVINALLEKTGHKLEDIDLFEINEAFSAVALASNKIAKLDPEKVNVNGGAVALGHPIGASGARIILTLAYELKRRGGGLGIAAICSGGGQGDAVLIQV, encoded by the coding sequence ATGCCAAAAACAGTAATTATTGACGGAGCAAGAACACCTTTCGGAAAAATGGGCGGATCACTCGCATCATTCACAGCATCAGACCTTGGAGCAGCAGCAATCAAAGAAGCACTTAAACGTGCAGACGTTGCACCGGAAACAATAGATGAAGTTATCCTTGGAACAGTCCTGCAGGGCGGACAGGGACAAATCCCATCGCGCCAGGCAGCACAAAAAGCAGGCATCCCATGGGAAGTAAAAACAGAAACAATTAACAAAGTATGTGCGTCAGGCATGCGTTCAGTGACACTTGGAGACCAGCTGATCAGACTTGGAGATGAGTCCCTGATTGTTGCAGGCGGCATGGAGTCAATGACAAATGCGCCTTACTTTATGGATAAAGCAAGATCAGGATTCCGTATGGGAGACCAGATGGTAAAAGACATGATGGTTCACGATGGACTGACTTGTACATTTAACAACGTTCATATGGGTACTTACGGAAACTCAACAGCTGAAGAATTCAGCCTGACACGTGAAGAGCAGGATGCATGGGCTGCAAGAAGCCACAAGCTTGCAGGCGATGCAATCGATAATGGTGTATTTGCTGAAGAGATTGTTCCACTTCAGGTTCCTCAGCGTAAAGGTGATCCAATCGCTGTTGAAAATGATGAATCAGTCAGAAGAGGGACTACACCTGAAACACTTGCAGGTCTTCGTCCGGCATTCGGAAAAGACGGCACAATCACAGCAGGTAACGCGCCTGGCATCAACGACGGTGCCTGCGCAATGGTATTAATGAGCGATGAGCGCGCTACAAAAGAAGGCAAAAAGCCGCTTGCAACGATTCTTGGACACGCAGAAGTAGCAGTAGAAGCGAAAAACTTCCCTCAAACACCTGGCCTTGTCATCAACGCACTGCTTGAAAAAACAGGCCACAAGCTTGAAGACATCGACCTGTTTGAAATCAACGAAGCATTCTCAGCAGTTGCACTGGCAAGTAACAAAATCGCTAAGCTCGACCCTGAAAAAGTAAACGTCAACGGAGGCGCAGTCGCACTTGGTCACCCAATCGGCGCAAGCGGCGCACGCATCATCCTGACACTTGCCTACGAACTCAAACGCCGTGGCGGCGGACTCGGCATCGCAGCCATCTGCTCAGGCGGAGGCCAGGGCGACGCAGTACTGATTCAGGTTTGA
- a CDS encoding 3-hydroxybutyryl-CoA dehydrogenase, with protein MNIKTVMVIGAGQMGGGIAQVCAQSGYNVILNDLKDEFLTRGLGVIEKNLNRAVSKERMTEEDKNATLGRITRSTDLNDAKNADLIIEAAVENMSIKTKIFETLDQAAPAHAILASNTSSLPITEIAAATKRPEQVIGMHFMNPVPVMKLVEIIRGLATSDEVYQAIEDMTKSLSKAPVEVEDFPGFVSNRILMPMINEAIYTLYEGVATKEAIDDVMKMGMNHPMGPLQLADFIGLDTCLYIMEILHEGFGDSKYRPCPLLRKYVKAGWLGKKTGRGFYSYE; from the coding sequence ATGAACATCAAAACAGTCATGGTCATCGGCGCCGGACAAATGGGCGGCGGCATTGCACAGGTATGTGCCCAGTCAGGCTACAACGTTATCCTCAACGACCTGAAAGACGAATTCCTCACACGCGGACTCGGCGTCATCGAAAAAAACCTGAACCGTGCAGTCAGCAAAGAAAGAATGACAGAAGAAGATAAAAACGCAACGCTCGGCCGCATCACACGTTCAACCGATCTGAACGATGCAAAAAATGCTGACCTCATCATCGAAGCAGCCGTAGAAAACATGAGTATCAAAACAAAAATTTTCGAAACACTGGATCAGGCAGCACCTGCACATGCCATTCTAGCGTCAAACACTTCCTCACTTCCTATCACGGAAATCGCAGCAGCAACAAAGCGTCCTGAGCAGGTCATCGGCATGCATTTTATGAACCCTGTACCAGTCATGAAGCTCGTTGAAATTATCCGCGGACTTGCGACATCAGATGAAGTGTACCAGGCGATTGAAGATATGACGAAGTCGCTCAGTAAAGCACCTGTTGAAGTGGAAGACTTCCCGGGATTTGTTTCAAACCGTATTTTGATGCCAATGATCAATGAAGCAATCTACACACTTTATGAAGGTGTGGCAACGAAGGAAGCCATTGATGATGTCATGAAAATGGGGATGAATCATCCGATGGGTCCGCTTCAGCTTGCTGACTTTATCGGTCTTGACACGTGCCTTTATATTATGGAAATTCTTCACGAAGGATTTGGCGACAGCAAATATCGCCCATGTCCGCTGCTTCGCAAATATGTAAAAGCGGGCTGGCTTGGTAAGAAGACCGGCCGCGGTTTCTACAGCTACGAATAA
- a CDS encoding acyl-CoA dehydrogenase: MDLRFTEEQIMMQKMVRDFAKEEIEPFIERMEAGEFPREILNKMAELGLMGITVPEEYGGAGMDFTSYIIAINELAKVSPVVSVILSVHTSVGTNPILYYGNEEQKQKYVTKLATGEHLGAFCLTEPSAGSDAASLKTRAVKKDDHYVLNGSKIFITNGGEADTYIVFAVTDPEKGTRGISAFIVEKNFPGFVVGKDEEKMGLHGSRTVQLTFEDMKVPAENLLGEEGEGFKIALGNLDVGRIGIAAKSLGIAEAAVEHAVAYAKEREQFGKPIAQQQGIGFKLADMATAAEAAKLLVYQAAFLRQEGKPCGKEASMAKLFTSSTAMNNAIECVQVFGGNGYTEDYPAERLFRDAKISEIYEGTSEIQRIVISKHVTK, from the coding sequence ATGGACCTGCGATTTACAGAAGAACAAATCATGATGCAAAAAATGGTCAGGGACTTCGCAAAAGAGGAAATTGAGCCATTTATCGAAAGAATGGAAGCCGGAGAGTTTCCGCGTGAGATTTTAAATAAAATGGCTGAGCTTGGCCTGATGGGGATTACGGTTCCTGAAGAATACGGCGGCGCAGGGATGGATTTCACGTCCTACATCATTGCAATTAATGAGCTTGCGAAGGTCAGTCCGGTTGTCAGCGTAATTCTATCCGTTCATACATCAGTCGGAACGAACCCGATTTTATACTACGGAAATGAAGAGCAGAAGCAGAAATACGTGACAAAGCTTGCGACTGGAGAACACCTGGGTGCCTTCTGTCTGACAGAGCCGAGTGCAGGGTCTGATGCTGCGAGCCTGAAAACACGGGCCGTGAAAAAAGACGATCATTACGTATTAAACGGCTCTAAAATTTTCATCACTAACGGTGGAGAAGCAGACACGTATATCGTATTTGCCGTAACAGATCCTGAAAAAGGGACAAGAGGGATCAGCGCATTTATCGTAGAGAAGAATTTCCCTGGGTTTGTTGTCGGAAAAGATGAAGAGAAAATGGGTCTTCACGGTTCACGCACAGTCCAGCTGACGTTTGAAGATATGAAAGTACCTGCTGAAAACCTTTTAGGTGAAGAAGGGGAAGGCTTCAAAATCGCACTTGGCAACCTGGATGTCGGCAGAATCGGAATCGCAGCAAAATCACTTGGCATTGCTGAAGCAGCGGTAGAACATGCAGTCGCTTACGCAAAAGAGCGTGAGCAGTTCGGTAAGCCGATCGCACAGCAGCAGGGCATCGGCTTTAAGCTTGCAGATATGGCAACAGCCGCTGAAGCTGCAAAACTATTAGTCTATCAGGCAGCATTCCTTCGTCAGGAAGGCAAGCCGTGTGGAAAAGAAGCATCAATGGCAAAGCTGTTCACTTCATCAACCGCAATGAATAACGCAATCGAGTGCGTCCAGGTATTTGGCGGGAACGGCTATACAGAAGATTATCCTGCAGAGCGCCTGTTCCGTGACGCAAAAATCAGTGAGATCTATGAAGGTACAAGTGAAATCCAGAGAATCGTGATCAGTAAGCACGTAACCAAATAG